DNA sequence from the Rhizophagus irregularis chromosome 21, complete sequence genome:
TATATTTCAAACACGTGTCAATCCAgaattcatttatataatagtatcATTTAATATCCACATATTTTTAACGAGTTATCTGTTCTCGTTTTCATAGAAACAATGTGAAATCATCATGCATAgtaatagtaattatattaaatttaaacttttaaatttctatttttagcCACTAACTTATTATGGCGTAACAATTCCTTAAATTacgaaattatataaatacggTGCCTACAATTTTCAGCccctccaaaaaaaaaaaaaatttataaaaatagtccAAATTTTTCACTAATCCAATTTTtatcatccaatttttttatatttcaaaaatcaaGTATGGCACTTTCCGTGAAAAAACCTTTAGCGTacgtaatattaattatagtttatttactTTGTTTATCGATGACAACAGTATGTTTAGCATTCGGTAACTTTTTAAGAATTATTccgacttttttttttttcaaaaaaagagaatttttaaCACGAAATGACTATTTTGATCTAACTTTTATAGCGGTTAAAAAACGAAATgcatttattgaaaatgaaataaattttaaaagtgaAATGATTGAAATCCTGtaagtataaaaaatgatttatttatttgtttattccatttattcatttattcttttcccattttttttaggtatttgTTAACAATAATAGTAACAATAGTAAGCGttggtaagtaaaaaaataagaagtgtagataaattgaaaaaaacattaattatacaatttttttttattataataggaGTATCAATGTGTTGCTCATTAACAAGCAATGAACCAAACATATTAGGAGATGGAGGAACTGCATTAGTACAATTGTaaggatcttttttttatcgattttcttttttttaattcaaaaaaaaaaacgaaaatattcctttttttacaGGATAATAGCAATAATATGGATGATATTACCAGCTGCATATACAGTGCTAACtataaatgaattagaaaattatgatTTCTCTTGTACAAAATCATCACACGTATGTACGATAcgtagaaataattttatatttatgtggATTAATAGTGGAATAATGCTTTTATCGACGTTTACACTTTGCTTTTGTTATTATGGGATGGAAATTCAGGAAGAAGAAATTATAGGTATACCACTTAGTACAAATACTGAATCAATTCAGGAAGAAATTATAGGTATACCACTTAGTGCAAATACTGAATTATCTACACCACCTGTTCTAAAAAGATTGGGTCcgtatttttgtaattaattaatttcagtaATGATAAAAGGacaatatttaacaattttaggATTTTAGCCGAtcctaaatttttaattttttgatacgCACTGGATGCGTAAATTGATACTTATTTATCGTAGATATACAGGGACCGATGCTCTAATACTGTGATGTGCATTACGTAAATATAACATcagtaatttaattacaattataaataaaaaaaaaactgtgaAACAATTTGAATTCGCTTGTTATTtctagaaattttattacattagctTTAATTGGGTTGTGATTTTTAAACTGGCTAAATtatcctttaaaatatttgctgtttatgtgaaaaaattatgtaacTTATTATGGATTTTGTGTGTCAATTTTGTGGCGCAGCCGGCCGATTGTGGCTCATAAAAAGTGATGTAATTTTGGCTGATCTCGCAAATTACTTTATTGATCTTTATAGTTGATCTTATtcgacaaaaaaattttgatcatttttggAAAGAATAAATCAATCATTTATCCGAATCCTAACTTACATCTGCATTATGCTGAAGTTTAAAAAGCTTCATGTCAAAGAAAGGATGACGTTTCATAATTTCATgtttagtaattaattataaagaaacaaTTCTGACCAGATTAAAAAATGAACACCGGCtgataatatttgataatctcattatcaattaaaaattataacgtTCCCGAACAACACAACTTGTGCTAATTCATTCGGGTAAAAGTAAGTCCAGTACGTGGTTATTCAGAGGGTATCCTTTATAACTTATAAGAACAAAGTGCGTTTTGAAGTTCCTAAATTGTCATTGAAAAAATCCTTAGAAATATGCATCAAAGTCAAACtggattaaaaaatttatttcgtaCAActaatggattttttttaaatacaaaaaagaggaataatttaattagaattCAATAATAGAAGTaatctttattctttaaacgaagaaaaacaataataacacAAAAACGCCAAGAAGTAAAGTCACGTTACAGAAATTATAGAGCACATAGAACACATGAaacatgatttaaataaaaatgtttatattgcATTTGAATTGTTTGTATCTTTTTGAATCGTACAACAATGTACAACAATTGTAAAATGAGATTTAGCTTATCATACAGAAATGGAAACAGAAATAGaaataaccaattaaaaattcttgatggaatattaatagaattgcCTTATTGAAACTCCCCGAGGGTTTCATCTCAAAATAGAAGTTGGCTTTTTTTCCCTTTAGCttgctttattttatatatatcagcGTTTTATATACGTTTAACGTttctatgaaataatttacGCTTTGACCTTTATTGAACTAGCAAGaacaatttcaaaaattgcagaataacaaatatattcctttttttctgTTTCCTATTTATCTCGAAAAAGTTCTGcgaatttattttcaaaatggtaAAATGGAAAAGAGAAAAAGTTCAAGatcataaatttgattttgttgatGTGGagcaatttgaaaaaaaaggttttgctaataaaataaaatattcatacgTATTTCTTATAGTATTAAAGTCTGTTCTTGTATATCTTGCTGATTTATATAATGCTGGAGGGTTAATATTAAGTGACTTGGGTGATAAATGGGGAGGAATTACTCCAAAAATTCCTTTTAGTATATCAAGATGGGTCTTTCTGGGGTCTGTGGTTGTTTCGTTCATATTATTGTTCATTGAAGTtagaaaagcaaaaaaaattatagctTCGGGTGACATTTCTTATGCTTTTACGAGTACGGTAGCTACTCGTTATTATACGTTAACGAGTTATGCTCATTGGTGTTTCTttcaagaaataataaatcaacaaAGAACACAAGATAGAATTGCTTTCTTTGTCTTTTTCGCTTTCAaaggtaaatatattttttcatcattttattgaagaatttatattatatactaatttatttatatcattccAATGTATATAGGATGGAAAcgtttaatattttgtgatgGGCCACGTCAAGTAATTAATGCTTTCATTTTGTTCGCAATTTATCAACAAAAAGGTGTACATAcaaatttaaagatatatGGTGGATTATATAGACAAGCTTCAATTGCTGTTATACTTTTCACTGTCACGGTGTTTGTTGTGTCCCTTTTATTATTGCTTTTTGCGTTTCTTCTGTATCTTCCTCTTTTATGTAAAATTCGaggaaatttaaaagaatactGTTGCCATATTATAGATAAGAggtataatttctttatataattttaattaatatatattcttttttaagtttatcaaaacttcaatattaatctatatatttttttattttgttagaaTTGCTGAACTTCTCTTAAAACAAAGGAAAAATCGtaaaaaagatggaaaagCTTTAAAAGCTCCAAAACATCTTGCTGGAGTAGCTCCAACGTTACCAAGcattgatgatgataaagaatCATATAACCAAATGTCACCCCAAATGCGTCCGCCGGTTGCATACGGAATGCCACCACCAACAGACCCATATATAATGGGAAAGCCTAATATTCCTCAAAATTATTCTCCACCTCCTCAAATAATGTATAACCATCAACATAGTAATAGCGCAGGATCTTTGGAAGGTAGAATTGGATTTAATAATCCATATATTGGTGGAGGTAATGATTCATCACAAGGAGTTGCCCCAATATATAACGCAAATGGTCAATTTATTGGTACAGATAAATATCCCGAAAGGCCTGAtagtaataattcaaattccgCATATTCTGATACATCGACTAAGTATTCAGCTGGACAGGGAAGAACCCCATATCCATATCCACCTCAACATCAATATCCTTACCAACAAATGCCGAAGGGCGGGTTTAATGATAATGTAGATCCATATGGTCAAAAAATTCCCTATAATCCTCCTAATCAATATCatgaacaaaattattatgatgccaatgattataatgattatgattataataattattcaccATCTCAAAAATCACCTCAAAATACACAATTTTTTCCAACAGAGAGCGCTAGACAACAAATTACAAATGCAATTCCACCATCACAGAGAAATAATGTAAGGTATCAACAAAATCGaccttataataattatcaatcaCAGGGCAATCCaagatattgatttaatttaaaaagaaaaaatattataatttaatttgtgtatttagtatgtaaaaaagaatagatgattaattatatttgaaaatataaaaaaagaatgtggGTAACCTTTCTGTATCATAATATCGTAACATCGGggggtatttttttttttaactttaatataatataaaattatattgtatttttaattatcattaattaaaaaaaaataataaaattataaaggtgtaattattaaatgtattattaattaaaatcatcaaaaaatgaTGCGTATATTTCCTTTTATCAATTGATCTTTTTCGTTTTTAACGTGTGACATTACGAACAATTCGTTGCTAGCTTTCTTTCGGAATATACTGTGGTCGTGATGggttgatatttattatactacaTGCTCGTTTAAATTGATAGCAATGCCAATTTTAACCTGTCTAATaatagcatattaaaaaattatttagttcaaatttttttctccaaCTTTTTTGATACtaataatatcaaatcaaaaaaatagaacaatttttataatctacCATTGAATTACTCACTGACTTAGTACCTTAATGGGAAAAGCATTGAGCCGATAAGGAACTGTGGTGAACccgaaaataattaattcagtTATCATGGATATTTCATTATACACAAATTTACGATTTAGAGTTAGCATATTCACCAATTctagtatataattttaaaactatgcaatcaatttttttaaattacttttttagtctatgaagtaaaaaattttaacccCTATTTAATACTTGAATTGATTAGAACTCCCAGATATCGACATTTTTTTCACcaaaattggaaatttaaaaaaatagtaataatagtaaaaataaattgaggaCGTTCATGTACCACATTAATTTTGGCCCCGACATGATTTTGACGTAAAAAGATAGgttaaataaacattaaacCCTATTGTTAATTACTTGTCTATTCTAAGAACAAATTATTAACCAttcattcatcattatttgatcattaattaatacCAGTTAATAATTAGATGCTAATGATTTccaatatactgtatatatatatatatatacaatgaTGTGCTCTTGGTATATTGGAAGCATTATTAGAAGCACCTTTGGAAAAGATTGGAagcataaatttttaataaagccATTTGGATTGGAAGCTTCCAACCAAATTTTTATGCGATTGGAAGTACAAATGTACATCACTGTTAATatacctatatatatattatatattatagaagaaatccaatcaaatttaatgAACAATTTTTTACGTGAGAATgatgaatttttcaaataattgatTGACaggtttgtaaaaaaatattttttttacgtgTTTACACAAGATCATGATAATGTACATTATTTATGGTGCGCagtatcaataaataaagatgcaataatttctttatatcaaTTGTTGACCAATTAAAGTATCATGAAcaatacaaagaaaaaaaggaggtggttaacattaaaaatattactaatcttttttactactaaattaaagttcttttttctattaaatgaatttacttttttatttatttataatttttgagatagaaaaagaaataaattattttgctaaatgtacaatttaattaatacattaCCATATATAcgaattttcattattgtgATTGGGAGGATAAATATCAAAAGAATCTCTATCATTCATAATTGAAACATTATCTAAttgattatgataataattattgttgtCGTAGTTGTTACCATATAAAAAGCTATCTCTATTTAATGTAGGAGGAGGAGGTAATAAAACGGAGAATTGATCAGAAGAATCTCTTTTGACATTTTTAGAATAAGAACGTGATAAAGTAGATGATATTCTTGATAATAAACTTGAACGTAAAGTAGAAAAGGAAGATAAATGTTTTGAAACAAATCTTGATTGATTAGTGTTGATTGTTGTATCATTTCGTAAGTAATTATCGGAcggaaataatttattctttgaaGAATCTAAAAgtaattgtttctttttctgaactcttattaaaaatattattattaataaaattaatgtgcCAAACCCAACAgaaattgatattataattaataatgaaccCTTCCCTCCCGAATCTGAAGCTTTATCATCTATTTTTccaaaagaataatttatatcgTTTTCTTCAACGCATTTCCTTTCAGTTGTATCATCAGGTGCATTTTTATCATACTTCTCACAATAATGAGTAAGACATTGATTAGAAGAAGTACAATTTTTTCCAGTACTTAGTAAAGTTTGACAAGTTAAAAGATCTTTATCACAATATTTAGATTTCAATGGACAATTTcctaaatattcaaatatattaaaccaAGCAGATTCACGACCCTCAAACCCTGACCCGAATTCACTGttacttaataaattcattattgtttctttaactTCTAAATTTTCCGGtggtttaaataattcacattttgGATTAGGGATTTGACCATTATTTAAGATCAAACCATCTAAAGGACTAATCCTCCAACCTAATTTTTCTGTAGGACCGCAAAAGATATTATCACCATCTACAAAACAATATGGTTTTTCTAATGTACAATTACTTATTACTCCAAATTCCGAACATATATCAGGTATGGTTTTTGAATAGAGATTATTTGTAGGAAAAGTTTTTGTAGGTGTAGTTGATGGTTCATGATGTTCATAATGTTTAAGATATTTCGTTctaatatcattttcattagCGCTCTCAATCTCATGAGTACTTATAACGAGACCAGCtcgtaatattattaataataagaaataaattagaataagacccataaaagtatttttaattgagagcgctaaaatacatttaaaaaaaaaataaaactgaaagaaaaaaaataaaattaaacgttattttatttgaaacatAACTCCTAATGTTTGATTAAATCTTTTTCCGATGATGTACAATTAAAATGGACACGtgtatacaaatattttatttttttgtatgattACTACCATGTTCTTTTACTAACCAAACATACGCTCATTCAAAATACTAAAACAATAATCCGAAGAATAAATTTTGTGCGACTTAATATTACCTAAATAGTATCAAACCAACAAATCTACGGCATCATACTCTCgttatattctttttcttcaaattattattataagtccACAATACCTTTTTAGGGTATAAccgaatttaatttttataaattaaagctTTGATCTAAGcgaaattttaattggtaaatatatttttttgttccacTATAGTCgtaaacacaaaaaaaaagaaaagaaaattctatGATACCGGGAGCCGATCAAGTCAAGCAGGATTTCATCTATATCGAACCTATGTGGTTAGACGGCTTAAAAGATTATTAGGCAAATTTGTGTTACTAACGCCAcggttttttttctttttatattatacaatgGATAAAAAACAAGAAGCGACAATCGTATTCCTTCTTACAGCacaattactaatttaatacattcattatttgaatatattattcTTCTTTTCAATCAAGAATGTGATAATACAATGAGATTctttaagagaaaaaaaaaaaaaaaaaggaaaaaaaaaaagataataataatcaataataaataatgattatatatatatatatatatagtatatactgtatttatatatacattcaaaaagaaaaaggaaattataataaacaactTTACagacaatttaaaaattaaattaattattcacttaaaaaaaaatatttcctgtAATGCTTGAAATGCTACAGCATATAccttttaatagaaattttaggGAAATTCGGTTACAATCAAATTCCAAAAAAGTGATTTTACGGCCGGAAATGATTGaatcaaatatatcaataagTAGTTCACGTCCATGTGATCTGCGATAAACCGTTCTATTTTTATGGGATTGTACATGATCTGAATACAATGGCGCTTATTGTtcataattgttttaaaaaaaaaaaattttttttttttttcttgaatagaaaaaaaatttaattgatatttttgtatttttgaaGGGATGACAGATAACAATCTTAGTTTTTTGTATCACTTAAGATCgtataaatatttacctttttatgaaaattattatccGTACAACCAaatcaaatagaaaaaaattattcttcttttttttcttttttcttaataaaaaaaaaataaatatgccATATTGTTATTGCTTTAATGTGATAgtcaaattatttaagaatCAATCAACTACACCAGTTCCAACCCTACCAACAGAATGtatggaaaaaatatttttacatgtCGGATTGAAGGAAGAATTATTTTCTTGTCTTCtcgttaataaatattggtgTAAAAATGTTTTACCTTTATTATGGGCGAACCCATTTGATGGTTTAGAATCatcaaaaatcaataattttaaattaataagaatGTATCTTGCTTGtcttgataataaagaattgaattctttaaattcttatttaaaacATCATAATATATCACTCTCAATTTCCTCAAAACCTCTTCACGATTATACCTCATTTTTAGaagaattttcttataaaaaattggaattggCAGTTTCATTCTTTCTTCATGAATGGCATAATAGAGATtataatatagattataaagaagaaattattttttatttatcctCATCAATTTATAACCTTTTCATGAGTCAAGCCACTAATTTAAAATCCTTAAAGATCGATCAACATTTTCGTCGTTTAGATATTCCTGATATTTCAACATTCTCTAAAATTCAACCCGTAAttactttatcaaaaattacaaaatttcaattagATTATGAAAAACCTgttagtaataatttaaataattttttagaaatattaccAAAATATAGTACAGAAATTAAATCAAtggaatttaaaataacttcttttgaatataaatttgatattataaaattgattggtaatataattaaattacaaaattgtttggaaaattttagtttaaccGGAGTACAAAATTGTGTGGAAGATTTAATGCCAGAATTACATTCAAAATCAgatactttaattaatgttaaatttagAAATGTTCATTTTACTGAACattcattaagtttattatcaaattttaataatttaaaacatttcGAAATTTGGTATTGTGATGGTTTAAGTTCAAattcttgtaaaattttattaagtggAGATTTTcctaatttaaaaagattacaTTTAGGATGTTCAGAAAATCAAGATCTTATTACagcttttttagataaaattggTCCTTCAATAATACAATTaggtttaaatattataactgaTGGAACAATTaaagcaatattaaataattgtacaaatttgaaagatttacaaattattgatTATCATCCTATGGATCATCctggattttttaaattattccacGGATTAAAAGGTTTAGAAAGgttaagaattaaaattagtcctgataataaacattatgaaaaaatgattttatggGCACGTATTGGAGCTCATGATTTAccaatttctttgaaatatttaaaattagaatgtGGTTTACCAATTTATCAACTTAAAAGATTTTTGGATCCACGTAATAACAAGGTTACTCCTCATTTATCTACCttgattattaatgatttgaatTTTGATTATTCTCATATGGAAGTAATTAGTGATTTTGTTAAGAAAAGAggaatattaaaagttttaggAATTGGTGGTCCAACAAAATTTAGTTGGAGAACTTTAAGAGaatttaaaacattaagaGAAAAATATCGTGTGCATATTATTCCAAAAGATGATTTGGACCAATGgtaaaagaaagaataataataataataataataaaaaaagaaaaaaaaatatttaaacattacGATAAGATTATCTGCGAGTGGCGCAGGATATGCTCATATGCATACTTAAGCATAACATCCACGTGAGTATTCATGTAGGGCGTTATCctttttcaacaaaataagAAAACAAGGACAAAAATGAgcaaagtacaaaaaaaataaaaaataaaaaaataaagaaagaaaggaaaaagaaaaaggaaaaaaaaaaaagaaaaaaagaaaatgtaatttatttttatttttaggttttatatatatatgtgtaattataatttaagttgtacaattttttatgtaaatagtaattactttttttttttgataagaaattttgtaaattgtttttttctaagaaaaattttgtaaattatttattttttttttattttaataatttatatatagaattaagAACGTGACGTTATTTTTCGCATTTAtcgaagaagaaaaaaaaaagatatatatatatatattaaggaatacctaatattttttataattaattatgtacataaacaaacaaaattatgaataaataaatttaattataacagATGATGTTAATCAAGATCAGAATACGGAACTTCtttcttcttcaaaaaaataaaaaataaaaaattaactattatttttacaattatcttctcgaaatagaaaaataattataacaataaatcgGTTTCGAACGAATGCGAACAATATAATACAAATCGGAAGTTCGaataaatttcaaagaaaaaaaaaacttaacaATTAAGTTTCCTAATTCAttaacatgaaaaaaaaataaccataATCGTGAAACTGAACAATCATAAAATGCTGATCGATTAATTTGACAATTTATTCAACAACCAATCAAATCAGGTTTTGAAACCTTATTATAAAAGTGTCCTAAATCGGGGGATTGACTccgtatttatatttacaacaaaCACAATTATCATTGtgtttcatattaattaatcaagTTACTTCTCAAAAGTCAAAAtggcttataattatattttattttacttattatgctaggaaatatatatatacattctACGCGTATAGTTATccacatttttaaattcatcattCTCCAATTCCCCACTTCATTAAACATATATCTATTATATCCTACAAATTCTCTTCTGGAAGGAGAATTACGCGCAAACTGtcattctttataaaataataattctttataacaTTGTTTAAagaagtattaataaattaatttgacatttcaaattttttaccttCCGACTTTTTACCTTTCaactttttacaaataatttcaattaaaagatCCATTCATCATGCAGAAACGAAGTGCCAAATATGCTCTTGAGCGATTTGAAAACCCAAAAGTTTATAACCCTTACATCTTTCATCGTCCATTTATGTTCCGTTGGAAAGGTTC
Encoded proteins:
- a CDS encoding uncharacterized protein (SECRETED:cutsite_VIS-TH; SECRETED:prob_0.3354); SECRETED:SignalP(1-21) produces the protein MGLILIYFLLLIILRAGLVISTHEIESANENDIRTKYLKHYEHHEPSTTPTKTFPTNNLYSKTIPDICSEFGVISNCTLEKPYCFVDGDNIFCGPTEKLGWRISPLDGLILNNGQIPNPKCELFKPPENLEVKETIMNLLSNSEFGSGFEGRESAWFNIFEYLGNCPLKSKYCDKDLLTCQTLLSTGKNCTSSNQCLTHYCEKYDKNAPDDTTERKCVEENDINYSFGKIDDKASDSGGKGSLLIIISISVGFGTLILLIIIFLIRVQKKKQLLLDSSKNKLFPSDNYLRNDTTINTNQSRFVSKHLSSFSTLRSSLLSRISSTLSRSYSKNVKRDSSDQFSVLLPPPPTLNRDSFLYGNNYDNNNYYHNQLDNVSIMNDRDSFDIYPPNHNNENSYIW